A genomic window from Williamwhitmania sp. includes:
- a CDS encoding RnfABCDGE type electron transport complex subunit G: MVVTLFVITFVASAALGVVYELTKEPIEAAQVAKINNAIKSVVPPFDNNPSAEGYLVAYEKDSLKMYPAKKDGKLVGVAVETYTDKGFAGHISLIVGFLPDGTINDVAIISQHETPGLGDKMEKKKSNFTVQFMGKNPKDFKLMVRKDGGDVDAITASTISSRAFCDAVDRAYNAFMKGGKK, from the coding sequence ATGGTGGTAACACTGTTTGTAATAACATTTGTTGCCTCAGCCGCTCTTGGAGTTGTGTACGAGCTTACCAAGGAGCCCATTGAGGCCGCTCAGGTGGCTAAGATTAACAATGCCATTAAGTCGGTAGTGCCGCCCTTTGACAATAACCCCAGCGCCGAGGGATACCTTGTTGCTTACGAAAAGGATAGCCTCAAGATGTATCCGGCCAAAAAGGACGGAAAGTTAGTTGGTGTTGCCGTAGAAACCTATACCGACAAGGGTTTTGCTGGACATATAAGCCTCATTGTTGGGTTTCTTCCCGATGGAACCATTAACGATGTGGCCATTATTTCGCAGCACGAAACTCCCGGCTTAGGCGATAAAATGGAGAAGAAAAAATCGAACTTCACTGTACAGTTTATGGGAAAGAACCCAAAGGATTTTAAGCTGATGGTGAGAAAGGATGGCGGCGATGTGGATGCCATTACGGCATCGACCATTAGTTCGCGGGCATTTTGCGACGCCGTTGATAGGGCCTACAACGCCTTTATGAAAGGAGGTAAGAAATGA
- a CDS encoding RnfABCDGE type electron transport complex subunit D, whose translation MEKIFTVSPSPHAFGKESVRKLMFDVIIALLPALLISIFYFGLGALIVTLVSVASCLIFEYVIQKYILKVKPTINDGSALVTGLLLAFNLPTNIPIFLIVIGSLVAIGIGKMSFGGLGNNPFNPALVGRVFLLISFPVQMTSWPKPVQFTGITNFLGAHMHYADAVTGATPLAAMKEALKAGKPVSEVFHSGVIPSYGDMLMGNMGGSLGEVAALALIIGGLYLLFRKVITWHIPVAILGSVAVFTTLLNLGNPERFAGPVFHLLTGGVILGAIYMATDYVTSPMSHKGMILYGVGIGVITVLIRVFGAYPEGVSFAILIMNGFVPLINMYMKPKRFGEVLKNGR comes from the coding sequence ATGGAAAAAATATTCACCGTTTCTCCTTCTCCCCATGCATTTGGGAAGGAGTCCGTCAGAAAGCTAATGTTCGACGTCATAATTGCCCTGCTTCCCGCGCTGCTTATATCCATTTTTTATTTCGGCTTGGGAGCACTCATTGTCACGTTGGTTTCGGTAGCTTCCTGCCTAATATTTGAGTATGTAATTCAGAAATACATCCTTAAGGTTAAACCCACCATTAATGACGGTTCCGCATTGGTTACCGGACTTCTATTGGCGTTTAATCTTCCTACCAATATACCTATCTTTCTCATTGTTATCGGTAGTCTGGTTGCCATAGGCATTGGAAAGATGAGCTTTGGTGGACTGGGAAACAACCCATTTAACCCCGCACTGGTGGGACGCGTATTTTTGCTCATCTCCTTTCCGGTTCAAATGACCAGCTGGCCCAAGCCCGTGCAGTTTACGGGCATTACCAACTTTCTGGGTGCTCATATGCACTATGCTGATGCCGTTACAGGTGCAACTCCACTGGCTGCCATGAAGGAGGCGCTTAAGGCTGGCAAACCCGTTTCCGAAGTTTTTCATTCGGGAGTGATTCCTTCCTATGGCGATATGCTCATGGGGAATATGGGCGGAAGCCTTGGTGAGGTTGCTGCATTGGCACTGATTATTGGTGGTTTATATCTGTTGTTTCGTAAGGTAATTACCTGGCATATTCCCGTTGCTATTTTGGGCAGCGTTGCAGTGTTTACTACTCTGCTCAACTTGGGAAATCCTGAGCGATTTGCAGGTCCAGTATTTCATCTACTTACAGGTGGCGTTATTCTTGGTGCAATATACATGGCCACCGATTACGTAACATCACCCATGAGCCACAAGGGAATGATACTCTACGGAGTTGGCATTGGGGTTATTACCGTACTTATTCGAGTGTTTGGAGCATATCCGGAAGGAGTTTCCTTTGCCATTCTTATTATGAACGGCTTTGTTCCTCTAATAAACATGTATATGAAACCTAAACGCTTTGGGGAGGTGTTGAAAAATGGCAGGTAA